One region of Dehalococcoidia bacterium genomic DNA includes:
- a CDS encoding MBL fold metallo-hydrolase produces MSEVVDITPNLKLLYPHIPIPAYNRFIGSYLVMGDRSALIDPGPSCARPGLLSAIAKSGARPEDIQYIILTHIHVDHAGGTGGIIPDFPNATVLAHRRARPHLADPSTLWNASLKILGDLAVKYGPMEPVPENRIAEAADGMRIDLGGGTALKVYLTPGHAVHHLSLFDDATHILIAGEAAGVCVNGVIRPATPPPFKLEETVSSIDRLIALEPQRICYGHFGCYDNGIERLKHYRETLFLWHGVIKSEIEKGTGLEAMLTVLKAHDRNLDYLDSLNKDEHARELVLLNNSISGMAGTAGRA; encoded by the coding sequence GTGAGCGAAGTCGTAGATATTACACCGAACCTGAAATTACTGTACCCACATATTCCCATACCTGCCTATAACAGGTTTATCGGCAGTTACCTGGTGATGGGAGACAGGAGCGCCCTCATCGATCCCGGACCTTCGTGTGCCAGGCCCGGCCTGCTCTCGGCCATAGCTAAATCCGGCGCGCGGCCCGAAGATATACAGTATATTATCCTCACACATATCCACGTGGACCATGCCGGCGGCACGGGGGGGATAATCCCGGATTTTCCCAACGCCACGGTGCTGGCTCACAGACGTGCCCGTCCGCACCTCGCGGATCCATCTACGCTGTGGAACGCCAGCCTTAAGATACTGGGGGACCTGGCCGTGAAATACGGCCCGATGGAGCCGGTTCCCGAAAACCGGATAGCCGAGGCAGCCGATGGTATGCGCATCGACCTGGGCGGCGGGACCGCACTAAAAGTGTATCTGACTCCGGGCCATGCGGTGCACCATTTAAGCCTCTTCGACGACGCCACGCATATACTGATCGCGGGTGAGGCGGCGGGAGTATGCGTCAACGGCGTCATCAGGCCGGCCACACCGCCTCCCTTCAAGCTGGAGGAGACAGTGTCCTCCATAGACAGGCTGATTGCGCTTGAACCGCAGAGGATATGTTACGGGCACTTCGGCTGCTATGATAACGGGATAGAACGGCTTAAGCACTACAGGGAGACACTATTTCTCTGGCACGGAGTCATAAAATCCGAGATCGAGAAGGGGACCGGCCTTGAGGCCATGTTGACGGTGCTAAAGGCGCACGACAGGAACCTGGATTACCTTGACAGCCTGAATAAAGACGAGCATGCGCGCGAGCTGGTCCTGCTCAATAACAGCATTTCAGGTATGGCGGGGACCGCCGGCCGGGCATAG
- a CDS encoding enoyl-CoA hydratase/isomerase family protein, producing MAKIDLEMNDKVAMVTMDEADNKLNIGMVKSLMETLDAIEKESEALTVVVKSGHSHIWTNGFDIDWIRASLEKGNRAEVKQFLVMDLQLRRRLLTYPLITIAALNGHTFGGGAVFSCCFDFRFMRSDRGFFCIPVIDLQYPILPGTRELLRSVFPAHVIKELILTGRRLTGLECVSSHVVSAAFSNEELMDKVMAFAAGLNKSRGIVGEMKKVLNGPIIDLIDKDAASIREGQIIV from the coding sequence ATGGCTAAAATCGACCTGGAAATGAATGACAAAGTCGCGATGGTGACCATGGACGAAGCGGATAACAAGCTGAATATCGGCATGGTCAAATCGCTGATGGAAACGCTGGATGCGATTGAGAAAGAAAGCGAGGCCCTCACGGTAGTGGTAAAATCCGGGCATTCACATATCTGGACCAACGGCTTCGATATCGACTGGATACGGGCCAGCCTGGAGAAAGGCAACAGGGCCGAGGTCAAACAATTCCTGGTCATGGACCTTCAACTGCGCAGGCGGCTGCTCACCTACCCGCTCATAACCATCGCCGCCCTCAACGGCCACACTTTCGGCGGCGGGGCGGTTTTCTCATGCTGCTTCGATTTCCGCTTCATGCGGTCGGACAGGGGTTTCTTCTGTATCCCTGTGATAGACCTCCAGTATCCGATACTGCCCGGCACCCGTGAACTGCTGCGTAGCGTATTCCCCGCCCACGTCATTAAAGAACTGATCCTGACCGGACGGCGTCTGACCGGCCTGGAATGCGTATCAAGCCATGTAGTCTCAGCGGCCTTCAGCAATGAGGAGCTGATGGACAAAGTTATGGCCTTCGCCGCAGGCCTGAATAAAAGCAGGGGCATCGTGGGTGAGATGAAAAAGGTGTTGAACGGCCCCATTATCGATCTCATCGATAAGGACGCCGCATCGATCAGGGAAGGGCAGATCATCGTATAG
- a CDS encoding methylmalonyl-CoA mutase family protein, which yields MNNSKKEWQDTALAKALGSFPGRRERFENSSGIDIDPLYTPEDLSDFDYQSSLGYPGEYPFTRGIQPAMYRSRLWTMRQYAGFASAEESNKRYRYLLEQGQTGLSIAFDLPTQIGYDSDHPLATGEVGKVGVAIDTLEDMETLFRDIPLNKVSTSMTINSTAPILLCMYAALARRQGVDMSALEGTIQNDVLKEYIARGTYIFPPAPSMRLITDIFAYCNSNLPRWNTISVSGYHIREAGSTAAQEVAFTLANGMAYVEAAIQAGLDTDKFAGRISFFFDSHNDLFEEVAKFRAARRLWARIMKERFKARDSRSMMLRFHTQTAGCTLTAQQPYNNIVRVAIQALAAVLGGTQSLHTNSFDEAYATPSEEAVTIALRTQQLLAHESSVGDVVDPLGGSYYVESLTDALERKASGYIDKIDKLGGAVKAIEQGYQQREIQENSYRQQKAVDDGSAVVVGVNKFIASTAKISGLTRIDPEKEALQKKRLQSVRQKRDNERCSRALNGLSEVARGRDNVMPSILECVEAYASVGEICDVLRKVFGTQKEFLIF from the coding sequence GTGAATAACAGCAAAAAGGAATGGCAGGATACGGCGCTGGCCAAAGCGCTGGGAAGTTTCCCCGGCAGACGGGAGAGATTCGAGAACAGCTCGGGCATAGATATCGATCCGCTTTACACGCCGGAAGACCTTTCCGATTTCGACTACCAGTCGTCGCTGGGCTACCCGGGTGAGTACCCCTTCACCCGCGGAATTCAGCCCGCGATGTACCGCAGCAGGCTGTGGACGATGCGCCAGTATGCGGGATTCGCCTCGGCTGAAGAATCGAACAAAAGGTACCGTTATCTGCTGGAGCAGGGACAGACCGGCCTCAGCATAGCTTTCGACCTGCCCACCCAGATCGGTTATGACTCCGATCATCCGCTGGCAACAGGAGAGGTCGGCAAGGTCGGTGTGGCCATCGATACGCTGGAGGACATGGAGACGTTGTTTCGCGATATACCGCTGAACAAGGTCAGCACCTCCATGACCATTAATTCTACCGCCCCCATCCTGCTGTGCATGTATGCGGCGCTGGCGCGCAGGCAGGGCGTGGATATGTCCGCGCTGGAAGGTACGATACAAAACGACGTGCTCAAGGAGTATATCGCCAGGGGCACATATATCTTCCCGCCCGCACCGTCTATGCGCCTGATAACCGATATCTTCGCCTACTGCAACAGCAACTTGCCTCGCTGGAACACCATCAGCGTCAGCGGATACCATATACGGGAAGCAGGGTCCACCGCCGCGCAGGAGGTGGCCTTCACCCTGGCCAACGGCATGGCCTATGTTGAGGCCGCCATTCAGGCAGGACTGGATACCGATAAATTCGCCGGACGAATATCCTTCTTCTTCGACAGCCACAACGACCTGTTTGAGGAGGTCGCCAAATTCAGAGCGGCGCGGCGGTTGTGGGCGCGCATAATGAAGGAACGATTCAAGGCCAGGGACTCGCGCTCCATGATGCTGCGTTTTCACACCCAGACCGCCGGCTGCACGCTCACCGCACAGCAGCCGTACAACAACATCGTCAGAGTGGCTATTCAGGCGCTGGCCGCCGTACTTGGCGGCACACAGTCGCTCCATACCAACTCGTTCGACGAGGCCTACGCCACGCCTTCGGAGGAGGCGGTGACCATCGCTCTGCGCACACAGCAACTGCTGGCGCACGAAAGCTCCGTGGGCGATGTGGTCGATCCTCTGGGCGGCTCCTACTATGTGGAGTCCCTTACCGACGCGCTGGAACGTAAGGCTTCCGGTTATATCGATAAAATCGATAAGCTGGGGGGCGCGGTGAAGGCCATCGAGCAGGGATATCAGCAGCGGGAGATACAGGAGAACTCCTACAGGCAGCAGAAAGCCGTGGATGACGGCAGCGCTGTAGTGGTGGGGGTCAACAAGTTCATCGCCTCGACGGCTAAAATATCGGGACTGACCAGGATCGATCCGGAAAAAGAGGCGCTTCAGAAAAAACGGCTGCAGAGTGTCAGGCAAAAGAGAGATAACGAACGCTGCAGCCGGGCATTGAACGGCCTATCAGAGGTTGCCCGCGGACGGGACAACGTGATGCCGTCCATTCTCGAGTGCGTCGAGGCTTACGCCAGCGTGGGAGAGATATGCGACGTGCTGCGCAAGGTCTTCGGTACGCAGAAGGAGTTCCTTATATTTTAA
- a CDS encoding TetR/AcrR family transcriptional regulator, protein MRKKNYVVRRKRAMALRKKLFETAAVLFDKKGYDNVSIDEICSQVGVTKGAFYGHFKSKDQIVLEQMAASDKGYSTHLLDRVAHVKPGLDRLLEYIRAVMEYQEGFTKKLVRMSYVIRISNTNTAHILIPNKRELYYVLEKLIDEGQQCGEIRDDLTPAQIAEILLYSIRGTVFSWCLPGNRFDIKKKGDMLAGILGQGLEKE, encoded by the coding sequence ATGCGCAAGAAGAATTACGTTGTCCGTCGAAAGCGCGCAATGGCCCTGAGGAAAAAGCTATTTGAAACTGCGGCTGTCCTGTTTGATAAAAAAGGCTACGATAATGTCAGCATTGACGAGATATGCAGCCAGGTAGGGGTTACCAAGGGTGCTTTTTACGGGCATTTCAAGTCCAAGGACCAGATCGTTCTGGAACAGATGGCGGCCAGCGATAAAGGCTACAGCACACATCTGCTCGACAGGGTAGCTCATGTCAAGCCGGGCCTGGATAGGCTGTTGGAGTATATCCGGGCGGTGATGGAATACCAGGAAGGCTTTACCAAGAAATTGGTCAGAATGAGCTACGTAATCAGGATATCGAATACGAATACCGCGCACATACTGATCCCCAACAAAAGGGAGCTGTACTATGTGCTGGAAAAGCTGATTGACGAAGGACAGCAATGCGGCGAGATCCGGGACGACCTCACACCGGCACAGATTGCCGAAATACTCTTGTACAGCATACGGGGCACGGTGTTCAGCTGGTGTCTCCCGGGTAATCGATTTGACATAAAGAAAAAGGGCGACATGTTGGCCGGAATACTGGGGCAGGGATTAGAGAAAGAGTGA
- a CDS encoding NAD(P)H-dependent oxidoreductase, whose protein sequence is MKILVILGHPDEQSFNHAVAETVVTTLRTSGHQIVFHDLYREEFPPVLPSDEIPQPAYLSPLISGHVNDLVSADGIIVVHPNWWGQPPAILKGWIDRVIRPGAAYEFNEGDSGEGVPNGLLKAGTAIVFTTSNTPESREQAVFGDPLETIWRNCVFGLCGVDNYYRKNFGVIATSTPTQRKEWLEEVRDITNKYFPK, encoded by the coding sequence ATGAAAATATTAGTGATACTCGGTCATCCGGATGAACAGAGCTTCAACCATGCCGTTGCAGAGACGGTCGTTACCACTTTACGGACATCCGGCCATCAGATCGTTTTCCATGACCTGTACAGGGAGGAGTTTCCTCCCGTGCTGCCTTCTGATGAGATCCCTCAGCCGGCGTACCTGTCGCCGCTGATATCCGGGCACGTCAACGATCTCGTTTCAGCCGACGGCATCATTGTGGTGCATCCCAACTGGTGGGGACAGCCCCCCGCCATTTTGAAGGGCTGGATCGACAGGGTCATTCGTCCGGGCGCGGCTTACGAGTTCAACGAGGGGGACAGTGGTGAGGGTGTGCCCAACGGTTTGCTCAAGGCCGGGACGGCTATCGTGTTTACGACATCAAATACGCCGGAGTCCAGGGAACAGGCGGTCTTCGGCGATCCGCTGGAGACGATCTGGAGGAATTGCGTTTTCGGCCTTTGCGGCGTGGACAACTACTATCGGAAGAACTTCGGAGTGATCGCCACCAGCACGCCAACGCAAAGAAAAGAATGGCTTGAGGAAGTCCGGGACATCACGAATAAATATTTCCCCAAATAG
- a CDS encoding AEC family transporter, with protein MNYFYTLLGSLFILVALVLLTLLLRNRSILTTQHQSLFSRLVTDFSLPALIFINLARRSFEVEKLLPALIMFITILIACSLGFAAGKILKMDRKSLGAFVLVSGWGSSSTLGYALITQVFPNNCEAMQDALVISELGAGVPLFLLAIPVAMYFGQEHADTKSVLASIREFFLSPIFIALVLGIACSFLNLPWNDTALRTLDTLLDIIASTLEVFAAFAIGLMLQKIPVRQLLPPIAALFCINLIAEPLIALAGAHLFGLPQIEEQVLVIEASMPAGAVAAVIAARYGCNGGLASALTITMYVLSLATIPLVYLLMTAT; from the coding sequence ATGAACTACTTCTATACATTGCTCGGGTCTCTTTTCATCCTGGTTGCGCTGGTTCTGCTCACACTACTGCTGAGAAACCGTTCCATACTAACCACCCAACATCAATCTCTCTTCTCTCGTCTCGTAACGGACTTCTCCCTGCCAGCGCTGATATTTATCAACCTGGCCAGACGCTCTTTTGAAGTCGAGAAGCTGCTGCCCGCGCTGATTATGTTCATCACCATCTTAATAGCCTGCTCCCTCGGTTTCGCTGCCGGCAAGATATTGAAAATGGACCGAAAATCGCTGGGTGCATTCGTGCTTGTATCCGGCTGGGGCAGCTCATCCACTCTCGGCTACGCCCTGATCACGCAGGTCTTTCCCAACAACTGTGAGGCGATGCAGGACGCGCTGGTCATCAGTGAGCTTGGCGCGGGGGTTCCGCTTTTCCTGCTGGCTATACCCGTCGCCATGTATTTCGGCCAGGAACACGCCGATACCAAAAGCGTACTGGCTTCAATACGCGAGTTCTTCCTATCCCCCATTTTCATAGCGCTGGTGCTGGGCATCGCCTGTTCATTTCTCAACTTACCCTGGAACGATACGGCGCTGAGAACCCTGGACACCCTGCTGGATATCATCGCAAGCACCCTTGAGGTATTTGCAGCCTTCGCCATCGGCCTGATGCTGCAGAAAATACCGGTCAGACAGCTTCTGCCCCCCATTGCGGCCCTTTTCTGCATCAACCTGATCGCCGAACCACTAATAGCCCTGGCGGGAGCGCACCTGTTCGGACTGCCGCAGATTGAGGAACAGGTACTGGTAATCGAAGCGTCCATGCCGGCGGGCGCGGTGGCGGCGGTGATCGCCGCAAGATACGGATGCAACGGAGGTCTCGCTTCAGCGCTGACTATCACGATGTATGTGCTGAGCCTTGCGACGATCCCGCTGGTTTATTTGCTGATGACGGCAACATAG
- a CDS encoding RraA family protein, which translates to MPKQYNHDEVLSLCARLEKTYTPAVADTLDDMGFMNQSLESGFTPIIPNAVVAGPAYTIEEAKTKKSTRLTEYDPSFVAQALSTVFGSMQKGQIIAVTANGFRGAGAFGELMATTSRYVGGVKAAVVDGPIRDISRILEIEFPVWARGNIPTDSIGRVDLIGVGSPIFCGGVRINPGDIIFADRDGVVVIPQPDVDLEEVVIKAEEVVASERKSRLEIRGGMSLPDVYKKYGKL; encoded by the coding sequence ATGCCCAAGCAATATAACCACGATGAGGTCCTTTCACTATGTGCCCGTTTAGAAAAAACCTATACTCCGGCGGTAGCGGATACACTCGATGATATGGGATTTATGAACCAGTCATTGGAATCGGGCTTTACCCCGATTATCCCCAATGCGGTCGTGGCCGGGCCAGCTTATACAATTGAAGAAGCCAAGACCAAAAAATCAACCAGGCTCACTGAGTATGATCCCAGCTTTGTGGCACAGGCCTTAAGTACCGTTTTCGGGAGTATGCAGAAAGGACAAATTATTGCCGTTACTGCCAATGGATTCCGGGGCGCCGGGGCTTTCGGTGAGCTGATGGCCACCACTTCCAGATACGTGGGTGGAGTTAAGGCCGCTGTGGTGGACGGTCCAATCCGCGATATAAGCCGCATTCTGGAAATTGAGTTTCCCGTGTGGGCCAGGGGAAATATACCTACCGATTCGATAGGCCGCGTTGATTTAATCGGTGTTGGTAGCCCGATTTTCTGTGGTGGCGTGCGTATCAACCCGGGTGATATTATCTTTGCAGACCGGGACGGCGTGGTTGTCATCCCCCAGCCTGACGTTGATCTTGAAGAGGTAGTTATCAAAGCCGAGGAAGTGGTTGCCTCAGAGCGCAAATCGAGATTAGAGATCAGGGGTGGCATGTCATTGCCGGATGTTTATAAAAAATATGGTAAGTTGTGA
- the ilvD gene encoding dihydroxy-acid dehydratase — MDDKERKSKSLLKNTDRLATAMVRAEMIKACGVPLKDLEGRPLIGIVNSWNELLPGHLHLREVARFVKDGVLMAGGVPLEFNTVAPCDGYSNGLDGMKYVLPMRDIIADAIETMTLAHCFDGLVFLSTCDKIVPGQLIAAARLNLPAIFVTGGPMLPFNEFAPRGTPPIMSMLSCPGPGACSGMGTANSMQFIVEAMGMSLPNSAVTHAVHNQKYLMAKESGRRIVSLVDESLAPRDILTPDAFHNALVTTAAAGCSTNVTIHLLALAYELGIPLDLSDFDRISNQVPHILGVYPSGPFFLLDVYRAGGLPALLNKLKSHLKNDAMTVTGKTLEENNAPFSCLDDDVIRDLDNPYHQQGGIAVLKGNLAPTGAVVKSSGVPDNMLVFSGPARVFDSEEKAIDAAMNKEYREGDIIVIRYEGPKGGPGMRELLTVTELLFQLNLSDKVSLVTDGRFSGFSRGPAIGHVTPEAYNGGPLALISDGDIIKIDIPGRKLDVKLSAVEMEKRRAAWKRPARTLTGHLRKYAAMVSEADTGCVVIPAEN; from the coding sequence ATGGATGATAAAGAGCGCAAAAGCAAGAGCCTTCTAAAGAACACCGACCGCCTGGCAACCGCAATGGTCCGCGCAGAGATGATTAAAGCCTGCGGCGTTCCTCTTAAAGATCTGGAGGGTAGGCCGCTGATAGGTATAGTCAATTCCTGGAATGAGTTGCTTCCCGGACATCTTCATCTGCGTGAGGTTGCCCGGTTTGTAAAAGATGGCGTATTGATGGCGGGCGGCGTTCCCTTAGAATTCAACACTGTTGCGCCGTGCGACGGCTACTCCAACGGCCTCGATGGGATGAAGTACGTGCTCCCCATGAGGGACATCATTGCAGATGCCATAGAGACCATGACTCTCGCCCATTGCTTCGACGGGCTGGTGTTTTTATCGACCTGCGATAAGATAGTTCCCGGGCAGCTGATAGCAGCGGCGCGCCTCAACCTACCCGCCATATTCGTTACCGGAGGTCCTATGCTTCCCTTCAACGAATTTGCCCCCAGGGGCACCCCGCCCATCATGTCTATGTTAAGCTGTCCCGGACCAGGCGCATGCAGTGGCATGGGAACAGCCAACTCCATGCAGTTCATCGTGGAGGCGATGGGAATGTCACTGCCCAACAGCGCAGTCACACATGCCGTACACAACCAAAAATACCTTATGGCAAAGGAGAGCGGAAGACGCATCGTATCCCTGGTCGATGAGTCGCTGGCGCCCCGCGATATTTTGACACCGGACGCGTTTCATAACGCGCTGGTCACAACGGCAGCGGCAGGTTGCTCCACTAACGTGACCATACATCTTCTGGCGCTGGCGTATGAGCTTGGCATTCCCCTGGACCTCTCGGACTTCGACCGCATATCGAATCAAGTCCCGCACATACTCGGTGTATATCCATCGGGGCCGTTTTTCCTCCTCGATGTATACAGGGCCGGCGGCCTGCCGGCCTTGCTGAATAAATTGAAAAGCCATCTGAAAAATGACGCAATGACGGTCACAGGTAAAACGCTTGAAGAAAACAACGCTCCCTTCAGCTGTTTAGATGACGACGTGATACGCGACCTCGATAATCCCTATCATCAGCAGGGAGGCATAGCTGTCTTAAAGGGCAATCTGGCGCCGACCGGCGCAGTCGTTAAAAGCTCGGGTGTCCCTGATAATATGCTGGTTTTCTCCGGGCCAGCTCGGGTGTTCGACAGCGAAGAGAAAGCCATTGACGCCGCTATGAACAAGGAGTACAGGGAGGGTGATATCATAGTGATCCGGTATGAAGGTCCAAAAGGCGGACCCGGCATGAGAGAGTTGCTGACAGTGACCGAGTTACTCTTTCAGTTGAACCTTTCTGACAAAGTCTCCCTGGTTACAGACGGGCGTTTCTCAGGTTTCAGCCGAGGGCCGGCTATCGGCCATGTTACCCCGGAGGCTTACAACGGTGGCCCCCTGGCACTGATCAGTGACGGGGACATAATAAAAATAGATATACCCGGGCGTAAACTGGATGTGAAGCTATCGGCCGTCGAGATGGAAAAAAGGCGTGCGGCCTGGAAACGGCCGGCGCGGACACTCACAGGGCATCTGAGGAAGTATGCGGCGATGGTCTCTGAAGCCGATACGGGCTGTGTGGTAATACCTGCCGAGAACTGA
- a CDS encoding MFS transporter — MENNEVATGQTVTNGQRNYVFILLFILMLCDQADRMVISSLFPYIQKDWGISDFECGMLISMFYWAAVICVLPASILVDRWSRKKSIGILSIIWSLASFAGAFTLNFRQLLTTRTIIGVGEAGYGPAGAAMLSWLYPIEKRARIFGIWNAAQPLGMAIGVALGGIIAVNLGWRHAFGIVAIPGLIAAILFFFAKDYKSVPLMKTVAGSGAEGASKFKMKAMDVAKEFLGTPTLILTYLGFAGVIFVVTAISTWLPSYFHRIGGMPQDQAGLKASLVLVLSMVGFFIGGFLSDSWVKKKLNSRPLFAAITTLISALLVFVAFSLTGDAQYAVLIVMGVLITTFAPAGLAVVQEVVHPGLRGMSYALAVLCMNLLGGSLGPIVVGSISDASNLQTAMLTLPIFLVVAAGLFFTASFFYMSDFNKVEKVTLEVDA; from the coding sequence ATGGAAAACAATGAAGTCGCGACCGGACAAACGGTGACCAACGGCCAAAGGAACTATGTATTCATTCTTCTGTTCATATTGATGCTATGCGACCAGGCGGACAGAATGGTGATCTCCTCGCTTTTCCCCTACATCCAGAAGGACTGGGGCATTTCCGATTTTGAGTGCGGCATGCTGATCTCGATGTTTTACTGGGCCGCTGTTATCTGCGTTTTACCTGCCTCGATTTTGGTCGACCGCTGGAGCCGTAAAAAAAGCATAGGTATTCTCTCGATTATCTGGAGCTTAGCTTCATTTGCCGGCGCCTTCACGCTCAATTTCAGGCAATTGCTCACCACCAGGACGATTATCGGAGTTGGTGAAGCCGGCTATGGTCCGGCGGGGGCTGCCATGCTTTCCTGGCTTTATCCCATTGAAAAGCGAGCGCGAATCTTCGGTATTTGGAATGCAGCACAGCCGCTGGGCATGGCGATTGGTGTGGCGCTGGGTGGTATCATAGCTGTAAACTTGGGATGGCGGCACGCATTCGGTATAGTCGCAATACCTGGCTTGATAGCGGCCATCCTTTTCTTCTTTGCCAAGGACTATAAGTCGGTGCCTCTGATGAAAACGGTTGCCGGTTCCGGCGCCGAAGGGGCTTCCAAGTTTAAGATGAAGGCAATGGACGTGGCCAAAGAATTCCTGGGCACGCCGACGCTGATACTCACATATCTGGGATTTGCAGGCGTGATCTTTGTAGTCACTGCGATATCCACCTGGCTTCCCAGCTATTTTCACCGTATAGGCGGCATGCCGCAGGACCAGGCTGGCCTGAAGGCCAGCCTGGTCCTCGTACTATCTATGGTGGGTTTCTTTATAGGTGGATTCCTTTCGGACAGCTGGGTCAAGAAAAAGCTTAACTCCCGCCCGCTATTTGCTGCTATAACTACACTTATTTCGGCATTGCTTGTTTTCGTTGCATTCTCCTTAACAGGTGATGCGCAGTACGCAGTACTCATTGTAATGGGTGTATTGATTACCACCTTTGCGCCGGCCGGTCTGGCCGTGGTACAGGAAGTAGTGCATCCCGGTCTGCGGGGCATGTCCTACGCCCTCGCAGTGCTGTGTATGAATCTGCTGGGTGGTTCATTGGGTCCCATCGTGGTAGGTTCAATTTCAGACGCTTCCAATCTTCAAACCGCCATGCTGACGCTTCCCATTTTCCTTGTTGTTGCAGCGGGACTATTCTTTACCGCATCCTTTTTCTATATGAGTGATTTCAACAAGGTCGAAAAAGTCACACTTGAAGTGGATGCCTGA